In the genome of Salinirussus salinus, one region contains:
- a CDS encoding transcription antitermination protein, whose protein sequence is MDVTERVRESHATALDRLGSEKSLLALTEARLETPAVLSAAGAALASARATLSDWAADAGGSVADALAAAAEDLGAAADRVAESLDAALPGDSPFVSLAADTDAGRAGAGLVGLGLVLDRVFLQCVSFFVNEADTARADLFRDLRGVADDLLDTAADLGLDGEAAEEAAGAAGAVVDAAYDAYVDRLEAMGFDPKPIC, encoded by the coding sequence ATGGACGTCACCGAGCGCGTGCGCGAGAGCCACGCCACGGCGCTTGACCGGCTCGGCTCCGAGAAGAGCCTGCTCGCGCTGACGGAGGCCCGCCTGGAGACGCCGGCGGTGCTTTCGGCGGCCGGCGCCGCCCTGGCGAGCGCGCGAGCGACGCTGTCGGACTGGGCGGCGGACGCGGGCGGGTCGGTCGCCGACGCGCTCGCGGCGGCCGCCGAGGACCTCGGCGCCGCCGCCGACCGCGTCGCCGAGTCGCTGGACGCCGCGCTCCCCGGCGACAGCCCCTTCGTCTCGCTCGCCGCCGACACCGACGCCGGCCGGGCCGGCGCGGGGCTGGTCGGCCTCGGGCTCGTGCTCGACCGGGTGTTCCTGCAGTGTGTGAGCTTCTTCGTCAACGAGGCCGACACCGCCCGCGCGGACCTGTTCCGGGACCTCCGCGGGGTGGCCGACGACCTGCTCGACACCGCCGCCGACCTCGGCCTCGACGGCGAGGCGGCCGAGGAGGCTGCCGGGGCGGCGGGCGCGGTCGTCGACGCCGCCTACGACGCCTACGTCGACCGGCTGGAGGCGATGGGCTTCGACCCCAAGCCGATCTGCTGA
- a CDS encoding cobalamin-binding protein, giving the protein MRVVSLLPSATETVYALGVEPVGVSHECDYPPAANEKPAVNRSRVDPEATSAEIDRQVQDAEDSGGVYEIDRETLAELDPDLVISQGICDVCAVDEVRVREAVEDLGLDCEVLTTDPHSLADVFADIERVGAALDREERAAELVADLQQRVDRVEERAAGAERPRTAVLDWLDPAMVAGHWVPGMVDLAGGAYGMADHGARSRPREWADVRAYDPEVLVAAPCGFGLDQTVRDLPALTDREGWDDLTAVEEGRVYVVDGHHYVNRPGPRLVDTLEFLGWCLHPDAFDRPPADAVRPLEAVLQQ; this is encoded by the coding sequence ATGCGCGTCGTCTCCCTGCTGCCCTCCGCGACCGAGACCGTCTACGCCCTGGGGGTCGAGCCCGTCGGCGTCTCCCACGAGTGTGACTACCCGCCCGCGGCCAACGAGAAGCCGGCGGTCAACCGCTCGCGGGTCGACCCCGAGGCCACCAGCGCCGAGATCGACCGCCAGGTCCAGGACGCCGAGGACTCGGGCGGCGTCTACGAGATCGACCGCGAGACGCTCGCGGAGCTCGACCCGGACCTGGTCATCTCCCAGGGGATCTGTGACGTCTGTGCCGTCGACGAGGTCCGGGTCCGGGAGGCCGTCGAGGACCTCGGGCTCGACTGCGAGGTGCTGACGACCGACCCTCACAGCCTGGCGGACGTCTTCGCCGACATCGAGCGGGTCGGTGCCGCCCTGGACCGGGAGGAGCGGGCGGCCGAACTCGTCGCCGACCTCCAGCAGCGGGTCGACCGCGTGGAGGAGCGGGCGGCGGGCGCAGAGCGGCCCCGGACGGCGGTGCTTGACTGGCTCGACCCCGCCATGGTCGCGGGCCACTGGGTGCCGGGGATGGTCGACCTGGCGGGCGGCGCGTACGGGATGGCCGACCACGGCGCGCGCTCGCGGCCCCGCGAGTGGGCCGACGTCCGCGCGTACGACCCCGAGGTGCTCGTCGCCGCCCCCTGCGGGTTCGGACTCGACCAGACCGTCCGGGACCTGCCCGCGCTCACCGACCGCGAGGGGTGGGACGACCTGACCGCCGTCGAGGAGGGGCGGGTCTACGTCGTCGACGGCCACCACTACGTGAACCGGCCGGGGCCGCGGCTGGTCGACACCCTGGAATTTCTGGGGTGGTGTCTCCACCCCGACGCCTTCGACCGGCCGCCCGCCGACGCCGTCCGGCCGCTGGAGGCCGTCCTCCAGCAGTGA